A single region of the Salvelinus sp. IW2-2015 linkage group LG20, ASM291031v2, whole genome shotgun sequence genome encodes:
- the LOC111980054 gene encoding zinc finger protein 180-like, with amino-acid sequence MRIHTGEKPYSCDQCGKSFTRSNGLIVHLRAHTGEKPYSCIQCGKSFTSSSCLIVHLRAHTGEKHYSCNQCEKSFTSSSSLVSHQRKHTGEKPYSCNQCWMSFTQSSNLVSHQRTHTGEKPYSCDQCGKSFTQSSSLVSHQRTHTGEKPYSCDQCGKSFTTSSHLTIHQRTHTGEKPYSCTQCGKSFVTSSHLILHQRTHTGEKPYSCKQCGKSCTRSSNLVSHQRTHRIETL; translated from the coding sequence ATGagaattcacactggagagaaaccttatagctgtgatcaatgtgggaagagttttactcgcTCAAACGGMCTGATAGTACATCTGAgagcacacacaggagagaaaccttatagctgtattcaatgtgggaagagttttactagcTCAAGCTGCCTGATAGTACATCTGAgagcacacacaggagagaaacattatagctgtaatcaatgtgagAAGAGTTTTACTAGCTCAAGCAGCctggtatcacaccagagaaaacacacaggagagaaaccttatagctgtaatcaatgttggatgagttttactcagtcaagcaacctggtatcacaccagagaacacacacaggagagaaaccttatagctgtgatcaatgtgggaagagttttactcagtcaagcAGCCTGgtttcacaccagagaacacacacaggagagaaaccttatagctgtgatcaatgtgggaagagttttactacatctagtcatctgactatacaccagagaacacacacaggagagaagccttatagctgtactcaatgtgggaagagttttgttacATCTAGCCATTTGAttttacaccagagaacacacacaggagagaaaccttatagctgtaagcaatgtgggaagagttgtaCTCGGTCAAGCAACctggtatcacaccagagaacacacaggattgaaaccttatag